The Streptomyces sp. NBC_00576 genome contains the following window.
CGCCCAGCAGGACGCCACCTGGAACCGCCAGCAGATCGCCAACCAGCTCCGCTCCCTGCTGCGTGAGTACTACCCCGCTGCCTTGGATGCCTTCACTCGCTGGGCCAACGGCCTGTGCCGTCCCGAAGCCCGTGAACTGCTCAAAGTAGCTCCCACCCCCGCTCAAGCCGCGCGCCTCACACGCACACAGCTGCGTTCCGCCCTCAAGCGCGCCGGCCGCAGCCGCGGCATCGAGGCCGAAGCCGACAGACTTAAAAAGGTCTTCCGCGGCGACTACGCGACCCAGTCCCGGCTCGTCGAGGACGCGCTGGGCAAGCAGGCCCTCGCCCTCCTGCGGCAACTCGAGGCAGCTTGCCTCGCCGCCGACGAGCTCGCCGAGGCGGTCGAGGAGTCCTTCCTCCAGCACTCGGACGCCGAGGTGATCCTGAGCTTCCCCGGACTCGGCGTCCAACTCGGCGCCCGGATGCTGGCCGAGATCGGCGACGACCGTGAACGGTTCACCGACGCCCGCGGCCTCAAGGCCTACGCCGGAGCCGCCCCCGTCACTCGCGCGTCTGGCAAGAAACACCACGTCGGACGCCGGGTGATCAAGAATGACCGACTCAACCACGCTAGCTACCTGTGGGCCTTCTCCGCCCTACGGTCCTCGCCCGGCGCCGAAGCCCACTACCGCCGTCGGCGCGAACAGGGAGACTGGCACGCCGCCGCCCAGCGGCATCTGTTCAACCGCATGATCGGCCA
Protein-coding sequences here:
- a CDS encoding IS110 family transposase; protein product: MSTPRGGNTVIYCGIDWAEKHHDVALVDNTGQLLAKRRISDDVSGYQLLLELLAEYGDTEGSPIPVAIETSRGLLVAVLRSGKRHVFAVNPMAAARYRDRHGVSRKKSDPGDAFVLANILRTDMPMHRPLPTDTDLARAIAVLARAQQDATWNRQQIANQLRSLLREYYPAALDAFTRWANGLCRPEARELLKVAPTPAQAARLTRTQLRSALKRAGRSRGIEAEADRLKKVFRGDYATQSRLVEDALGKQALALLRQLEAACLAADELAEAVEESFLQHSDAEVILSFPGLGVQLGARMLAEIGDDRERFTDARGLKAYAGAAPVTRASGKKHHVGRRVIKNDRLNHASYLWAFSALRSSPGAEAHYRRRREQGDWHAAAQRHLFNRMIGQLYHCLQTSHLFDENVAFPSQLATAA